ACAACGCAGTATGAAAAATGTTACCTGGGTCCTATTGCCGTAGATTGTCTATGTGTTAGAAGTAGCTATAACCTTTTGGCTTGTAGCCATGATTAAACCAAGTGTCATCCCGTTCTCATGTGCTTCCTAACTTGGGGAAGCAAATAGTCTCAAAGACAATTATTTTTAGTTATTCAGTTCAGTTATTCACCTCATTTAGGACTCAGTCTACAGTCAAAGAGGTTACAAGATCATTGTCAGCATTTATGAATCAGTGTCTCTTGCCACACTGCTTCTGTCAGAGTTTAAAGGTCTGAGTTGAGTTGTTTCTATAATCATGTGACTGTGGTGTGAGCACGTCTAAGACTACAGTGATGTGGTGTTGTCCATGCTTCTGTCAGCTAATCTGTGCTTCACAGTATGGTAGTCACTGGAGTGTCATGTTTGAAGTCAGGGAAACCATTGTATTCAGGAAGAATACAAGTGTACTTTTGCAGCTCTTGATGACTACTGAAGAATATGTGTAGGATAGGCTAAGCTGTGCAGTTTGGTACGAGGCTTTATTTGAGAGGTAGATGATTCAGTATCCATTTCCATTGACTCAAAGCTGTGGTTTGTCATGCTCAGGTCTTGAAAATGTCAGATatgtttgtgatgttttgttCATGTAGACAGTTTGTTCCATAATTGGGCTGTACCACAGAATGAAAAACCTGTTTGTGAGGATAGGTCCTCTGTGATTTGTACATACATGTTGACATTGGGAGTTAATGGGAGGTGGTCAAGTTCTCTAGTAATGGTTATCTAACCGGTTATTGCACTGCACTACcaaagaattatttttttttctaaaaccAGTGACTACATTGGTGTTTGTCATTTTATCTGCAAAGTATACCTGGGatcacactcacaaacataGCCTAGGCCTAAATCAATTTTTCTATTTACATGCGGCCATTTTGCCACAAGTCATGCCTCAAATCGTCCTTACAGAGTCCATGTGTTCTGTTTTGAGGAAATACTGCTTCATGGTTACATTCACATCAGTCAGTAGCTATCTGAACAGGACATTAagaatcctaaccctaacccagattTTCCATATTCAATTAGGCTCCCATAGCCTAAATAAATCACAAAAAACATGTTGTTATTAGGATTTGCGCAAATATTGACTGATCAGACTTTAGAAGGGCAACTGTTATTGCAGCATGTGCCTATTTGAATGAGAGCCATGCCAGTACTTGCCGATAAAATAAATTCTTATTACACCTAAAAGTTTTATTATGTGTTCATATTAGGCTACTTGgtttcagtttcttttttcccccacactGCTGTAGTATGtcattgctgattttttttttttctcctattacACTACACAATAGTTTTGCGTCATCACTCGCACACTGGAGCCAACCGGTACTGCACTAGGTTGTCTGCTTACTGAGAATCTAAATGACAGATGCTTCACAGGGTTTGCAGTTGTAGTACAAAGGAGGAGTCAGTCCTGTATAATGGAGGAGGTAAAGAAATGGCCTTTCCCCTTACACATActtcctgcatgtgtgtgtgtgagagagagagagagagagaatgatgtgTTCCTCGTGATTTGGCCAACAGCTTAAAAAGCACATGACTGGAATGAATGGCGTTCAAACCTGATTGGTCCAGTGGCATGGAACTCTACACACAAATTTGTAGACTAATGCTTCTAATGGGCTTGTCTACATAGAAACAATTTTATGTGTACATGGGATTTATTGTCCCAGAACAATATAAAACTGCTGATTAGGTTGTGACTTGTGATGAATAAGGTATGAGGCGTGTGGGTTATTGAGTGCCCTCTGTATGCTAAACATTCATGActttttgttgtctttctgCAGCTTTGGCAAAATGACATCCAGGAAGAAAGTGCTCCTGAAAGTCATCATTCTGGGGGATTCTGGGTGAGTCATAAAACAGCCTTTTCTTCCCCTGGATGTTAACCACAGCAGTGCAGTTGGAAGTTATCACCAACCAGTTCTGCTCTAAAAATCAAAGTTTGGTGTCTGGTTAATTTTTATGTCTTGAGTTGTGCCATTCAAGATTCTGAATTAGCTCGTCTTGCTTTATCagtgtgtcacatttttcatcttttcgGTGTGACTTTTATCtccatttttgttttagttttacttCCTTTCAAACAGGAGTTCTTACTCTGCCATAAGCTGTCTCCAGGCAGAGTAAGACTTAAGAGTTAAGAGTTATATTTGGTTTGCATGCTCAGTGCTGCACTGGATTGCCTGTTGAAATTGATTACATCAGTTATGTATACACAACATTTGAAGGGAATTTAATGGGTTATTGTCTTACCCACTTTAAGAAAGGTTTTTGATGTAAGCTTTGTTGTAATTATTGGAACTAGATAATCTAATTACTATATACTGAATACTAGCTAtcaacctttttatttttactgatgTTTTCCCAACCGTCTGTtatcctgctgtctgttctcctctgcctctctgacagTGTTGGAAAGACCTCCCTGATGAACCAGTATGTGAATAAGAAGTTTAGTAACCAGTACAAAGCTACAATAGGAGCAGACTTCTTGACCAAGGAGGTGATGGTGGACGACCGGCTCGTCACAATGCAGGTGCAGCACAGTTACAACTGGGGAGATTACATTTTCTGTAGAAAAATGATATTGTCACCTTTCAGTCAAGCATATACACATCTCAATAATATTTTTCGTCTCAAAAATATATTGGAATGCCATGGAGTAAGTATATCTCCACAGCCTGAATTGCGTCAGTCAACAGTAATAAAGAGACTTAAGAACAGCCTATGTCTGCTCACTCTGGCTACCATAGTTATACTATCATATAATATGTAACTCCTGTCTTACTCATAATAtagattttcatattttggaCCCTAGCTGATATCCTTTCTTTTCAGCCAGAGCAGTCATACTTCTAACAAACAATATATCACCTACCATGCTACAAACAAATGCTAACAATCCATTATATCAACATGCTAACAAATCAATACTTTAGCAAACAGACTACTTAAAAACAGTGACTAGCAACCCTGCTACAGTCAAACAAATGGTTCCTACCTTACACTCACAGGTACTTACTTGACCTTGTGCCCCAGTCAGTAAGCTTTCTCATTTACTGGCTCCCATTACTACCTCAGATAACTCTTACTGCCTACTTTAAATTCCGCCCACGAGTGCTTAATTCACTCTGTAGTGTTATGGTTGACTTAGAAACCCTCAGCATCCAGCCTCCATGGGGTGTAGTTTATGTTTCCAACCCCACTGCAAACTCAGTATACCTAAGCATTTTCCTTCCATAAGCCTCTCTACCACATCTTCCCATGGCACTATGAGCACCACAATATATACAATCTGTTCTGCCTCTGACCACATTAAGAAGTCTGGCCTTAAGGTAGTGCTCACTCCTTCCTGCGGGATTATCAGATGTTTCCCCAAAGCTACAGCCATTTGCCAATCTCTGCCTGCTCTTAGCTGCCCACAATATGCCTGCCCAAAAATACTTAACTCCTAGTCTTTTCTCCCTCACGGACCAAACCAACTGTAATATCTTCCTATCACCTGATTAATTAATGTCTTACCATTTGTTTTTTGATAATCAGTTACGCTATTTCCTTTAATCTAGTGTCCTTGCTTTAAAAAGGTAGAGTGAACACAGTGATCCAATCAGTCatttataacacacacacagatgagtgcATAGAGTATATTTTGGACAAAATTATAGATATACCACACTCTTTTTAAGACATTGCTGTAAGGCCACTTAAATTAACAGAAACATGGCaggctagcattgctaacattcttatttcaattccaaactccattttaatatttgtcACTGTCTCCTTTCTATAATCCTGTCCCCTTCCCTATCTCCTTTCTATTTGTGGTTGGCTAGATCTGGGACACAGCTGGCCAGGAGAGGTTCCAGTCCTTGGGTGTTGCGTTCTACCGTGGAGCAGACTGCTGTGTGCTGGTGTTTGATGTGACCGCACCCAACACCTTCAAGACTCTCGACAGCTGGAGGGATGAGTTTCTGATCCAGGCCAGCCCTCGAGACCCTGAGAACTTCCCCTTTGTGGTGCTAGGCAACAAGATTGACTTGGAGAATAGACAGGTTGGTGTCAGTGACTGATATGGGTAATGCCTCTTTGGCCTCGTAGTTGTACATCATTACCCATCCTACAGTGTAGTGCGGCCAAATGTCAAAACAATTAAACACAGTGCAGTGTGAGGTGGGCCAGGAGAAAACCAGTGAGGCTGCCATCTTAATGCACCATGTTGAACCTACTCACTCAAAAACAGCTATGCAAAATAACTGTTGAGGTTTGCAATTCTCTGATACTTTACAAATTTACtcaaatcagtgtttcccattcAGTGTTAATATTTGGGTGCACCCTGCCCAGGTAAATTGACAGCCCGCCAAGTAAATTTTTATTTTGGATGCCATGATACATTAAGCTGGCGGATCTCGTCGATGTAGTTTTCAAACAGTCAAGAATTCAGTCTGCCAAGCACTGAAATGATGTTAGTGAACTACGGTGACCATAATTCTTTGCAACTATGACGTAGCGCATCTGAGCTCCTTCGAATCGTGGTGTGTCTGTGCCGACACAAACTGAATGGAGAGACCATTTGACCTGTAGCCTCGTTAATCATTGAAAGTATTTcagtcagctaatgttgcaatGCCATTAACTTACGCTAGATTGAGCGACTTAAAGTGCCTGGAAAAATCTGAGTTACTGGGCTTACTAAATTAAACATCAATAACAAGTCATCAATAACTCCACCTCCCGATAACGCCAAAGTTACCTGACAACTTGTTGGAAACACTACAAATGTTGTCTttcctattttttgttttgttttgcttccccCATTCATTCATGAGGTGTAGCCACCCCTTTAAAGTTATGCATTTCATTATAATTGTGGAATATGCTGGGAAGGTGGGATTATGGAAGCATCATAGGAAACAATATATCTGGTAGTGTGCAATTTAGATTGGATACTTGGATTTGGTGCTCAGGTCCAGCAAGGTTTTTAGCCCcgtgacagcaggggctctaaggATCGCAATGtcagtcatgtgacttttggtcacgtgggtgaagtgtgctgcagggagttagactgcagactctcaaaaAGGGAGACCTGTATTTGATTCCCAGCAGAGACACTTCAACAAAATTCAGTGTCgcagggctgttagactcttagtcttgtttatttttcagtgatTGTATATATGAATATACCTGCCCATCTCATCTGGAGACAACCTTGAACCTGCCCTTTCTACTTGTCATGTTCGTGAATCTCTTACTCTTCACACATACAGGTAACCACCAAAAGGGCTCAGGCATGGTGTCAGAGTAAGAACAACATCCCCTACTTTGAGACCAGCGCCAAAgaagccataaatgtagaacaggCATTCCAGACTATTGCACGTAACGCCCTTAAACAGGTGGGTCAAAGCTCATTGCaaccaaaaagagaaagataatgGAAATGTGTGCTTTGTTATTTGCATATATCTTTGTAATGGATGTTTAAAATCTAGTCCCTATAACACTGTTGGTTTAACTTTCCCTTACACTTTGTTGCACattatttcctttcttttgatgCCTCTCAGGAGACAGAGGTGGAGTTGTATAATGAATTCCCGGAGCCCATAAAACTGGATAGGAATGACAGAGCTAAGCCTTCAGCAgaaagctgcagctgctgaggaACAACTTGGACCATCTTCTCTCTTGGCTTTCTGGAACACCCTGTCACCGGTTACTTGTCACCTGCACCACCCTCCCAGGGAAAGGACTTCCCTACTGGTCTTCCTCCTTCATGCCACTGTTCATTCCATCAACACAATCCCTCACACAGTATGCTGCACATGGATGTATCCCCACACTTAGTACACACATTAATACACTAGCGTACTCCCATAAATATGCTGAGAAATCCAGTGCCCAAAGATCACACGAGAGAAGAATGACACCCCTTCTGACCTCACAGTCCCTGACTTGATAGTGAGTGATCTCCCATCCTGCCCACCCACATGTCTGACTGGCCCCTGTCTCTCACACTGAGGGGGCAAGATGGAGCCATGTTCTAAGAGTGCAATTGGGAACTCTAGATGGACTGGCTGATGCTCTGTAATGTGAGAAGATGTTGGCTAAGGTCAGCATCCCAAGTATCTTATTCTCTGTTCCTACTTTCCGTTTCTCCAGAAATGTCTGCTTTCTATTGCCTATCTGTCAAGAAATAATCAAGCtgaactatatatatatttttaattggCTGTTGATGTTATTTCTCAAGCCAATCTGAAACACATACTTGTttttgcacttttattttttttttgcctttaaatgTTATAAACGTAGAGGGATGGCTGCTTTTGGGCAATGTCTGCTACCGCACGCCTTTTGGTGAGCTTCAAATTACACcgcctctcttttttccctgtcAAATTCTATTGAACACCTTGGTGATTGTATTGCCATGCCCCTTAAAGGCTGTGTGTTAATGGGTTTATATCAACCTCACACTGCAGAAGAAATATTCCTAAGTAGACATTAATAAGAAAAGCTGATAATGCAGTCACAGTGTAAAACTTGGATTAATTCCCTGAGATATTAATACTATTTGCCTTTTATGTAACATTACTtgtactgctactattactgctgtaTGTGTTCTGTCCTGTCAGACATCTTCTTTCAATGCTATGGAATTACAATATGCCACCAACACAGCATACACCTGTCTACTGTCATATGTCTTTGTTATTGCTGTTCTCTCCATCTGCTTGTAGCTCAGGTTGGCTAAGTACTTAATATTACTTTTTAACAGATTGTGTATTATGGTGTATAGATGGTACAGGTAAAAGGCTGATGGATTGAATTGAAATGGATGTTCTCTCTTTCCATGTAAAGAAATCAGACTTTTTGCCCTGGTATTACTCCTTTTCCTTATAGAAAAATCACTGCGATGCCAATGATGTTGTCAAAAAAAATTGGGATGTCAAATAATAAAGTTCTTGAATATATCAATTGTCTAGCATTATGACTTTACACTTAAATCTAAAGATGGACTGACTACCAGGCAGGATTCTCAGTGCTCCTACAGGAATGAATTGCAAAAATATCAAAACTTAAGTCATACTGCAGCTCAAGATGTCATGCTCAATAAGACTCAAATAGAAATGGTACGGTTGTCAAAATTACTGTTCAGCAAAGTCAATTTGGCACAGCAAGTTTAAGAAATTCCAGAAAATAAATTTAGATTAAAGGATGGCTCCTATCTCAAAACCATTCACAAATTAGCAAGGCACATTTCGCATAATTCCTAAGAGGTTTGACAATGGATCTGACCAGCGTAGGAAAAAGAAGTAGGCTCAATAACCAGTTAAAACAAAATccttgaagaaagaaaagatggcCATGGGATAACAGGCAGAACTTGCGGGTAGACAGGTACAGCATGTCTTTGTATTGTTAAGTTTGTTGTCCTTTGGCACCATAAATTCCTCTCCAGGGCCATGTAAAACTCAACACACAGTGTATGAGAATGGAGACTACAATGTTCCTTTCTGTCAAAATCTCCAGTGAGACAATTGTCTTCGTCTAGGACTTTGCTTAATCCAGGTCCATGAAACCAGCCCCTGGTCTAAGATGCTAATAACAATACCTACAAGTTCATAGGTGTCTGTGTATCTatgcttatgtgtgtatgtgagtgtgagtgtatcTCTAAGTCCAGCTaaagaaatgaatgtgaatgacTCTAGGCTACAAAGGAATGCCCAAAACGAAATGGTGATGATCATTTGTTGCCACCTAGTGGTTAAATCAGAGTCACTGCAGACAGACTAGTGACAGACTCCTTTACCTTCACTTGATTTATTTTCTAGAAGACAAATACTCTTCCTCTGACTTGAgtaaaatgtaactaattaGCAGTACTTCatcatgaataaaatatttcacaACTCGTTAGTGCAAGCAATTTTATTGAagcagagtctctctctcttttcttgtgACGACGAGATCTTTTGTAGTCATAAGAACTTTTCTCTGTGTTGAGAAAAGGATCAAAAGATTGAAGCTGGTTTCTGATGAGTAGCTTCTCATTCAGAAGTGAAGGGGAAAAACTAAAGGGCAATAGGTTATTGATTCCAGCCTGGCCCGATACAGTTATCTCAAATCAGGGGCCTATAATGGTGCTGTGAACAATCTGACAGAGGCTTTTTAAGGGTTAAATATTACACTGTGCATAATAGACCTACATACAGAACTCAgactaaattggacactgcACAGTTCACCCTTCATACTGCACAAGATACATGTCAAACACTCCTacagacctgtactttcacaacacactaacatttaggcCAAAGCTGTTTAAGAAAAATCAtggcaggccctcaaagtcagccatactgtaaaactgtgacattttctgactaaattGGACAGTGTACTGGTCACCTTTCTATTTGGATAGTCTAAATATTAATGACCATTACATAGGCTACTCTGTTTTGagaattatttattttgcttgatggcatgatttgatgaccatgttattttaaaatgctgCAAGGACTAAAATTCAACAAGGAACAAACCCAATGTTCTGATGCATCTTTGCATGctatatgtgattttgagcccACAATTACGAGTATCAAACTTTACAACAAGAGTTTTCCACTTTGAAGCTCTGTTGTGAAAACAGAGTCAAAGCAACGGGACAAAACCGAAACACCCTTACTGTAATCAAACTGCCTGGTTAGCTTAAAACAGGAGttgcacatacaaatacacGGTGCACAATTACACTCGGGATTCATTATATTAAACTAAACTGAAGTTGTAAGCTTGATGTTGTTATTCCTCAGTTTTAAACGGTTTATTTGCTCAAAGCTGTGACTTTAAGCCAGCAGCTCGAGGCAGCTCGGTTCCGGTATGTTCACGGAAAAAGCTCTGACAGTGTAGTTACTTCCGCCTTTAGCCGCCTCTCCGCAGACAGAGAAATGGTAAGAGAAATTACACATATATGCTGAGAAACAGACACGATTTAACAGTTACATGCATTCAACCTTTTCGCGATTGGTTTGTTATCACTCCTCACCTACCAGTGTATCCATATGCAAAGCTTTAGGTtcagcttgtgtgttttttttagctggTCTCATTTGGAatagctagcagctagctagctaacgttagctggtcGGCTTGCGAgctaaaagaaaaatgtcaaagATAATAGCATCCAACCCGGGTAACGCCAGGGCGCAAACAGGTGGTTATCGCAGGTTGGTTGTTATTATTATGGCTGGTGAGTTTGGTAATAGCACTGTAGTAATACTTGGAAGCTAGGCTACTATAGTACTATGTTGATGGGCAGGGGAGGGCACATCTGGTGACTGACGGGACTGAGCTGCTGGTGCTGCCAGCTGAGCAGATGATGCTGCGTTGgctcctctgctgctgattCACTCACCTTTTGCATCTCACTTGCATGAATTCATTGATTTGGGTCACCACAAAATTCGAATATTACTGTTTTCTACCACTCTGACTTATATTGTAATGTGGCATTTATATTGATgtccatagggaaattctcttttccttGCTCCcctgcagggaggtcagaggtcaggctcagcagAACAGCACTTCTGGAGCTGGCAGGGTATTAGTGTTTTGCTCAAGATACTTCAGCAGAGCGTCAGGTCTTGAACCTGGGTATTCTCATTGAAGGCCCCTCTAAATTATTAATGTCCTGTTCTGGTCCTGAGCGTGTTTGTGTGATATGATTATGGGAAGACAAGCTATTGTTGTATAGGGGAGAGTGAGGTAATTTGAGACATGTTCTACATTCTGAGGTTCTGGCTGGATATGGTAATGCTCCATTATAAACTGTTACACATGTAGTTCATGTGCATCGGTGGAAACATCTTTCCTGTGTTGCTGCAATTTCACAGTTAGGCCTATACTCTGGCTCAGGTAAATTGAGCCACCTGTGTTGGGATTGGATTTCGATTTTTATCATAGATTTTTATAAATTTGACCCAATGATTTAATTACCTACACTTATATTTGGTATtaaattcatatttatattaattTCCCAAGATGTAAGGGTTTTTCAGCTTACCCCAAGGTTCAATTTACACCATTCTCTCCGC
This DNA window, taken from Centroberyx gerrardi isolate f3 chromosome 5, fCenGer3.hap1.cur.20231027, whole genome shotgun sequence, encodes the following:
- the LOC139925242 gene encoding ras-related protein rab7-like; translation: MTSRKKVLLKVIILGDSGVGKTSLMNQYVNKKFSNQYKATIGADFLTKEVMVDDRLVTMQIWDTAGQERFQSLGVAFYRGADCCVLVFDVTAPNTFKTLDSWRDEFLIQASPRDPENFPFVVLGNKIDLENRQVTTKRAQAWCQSKNNIPYFETSAKEAINVEQAFQTIARNALKQETEVELYNEFPEPIKLDRNDRAKPSAESCSC